One stretch of Excalfactoria chinensis isolate bCotChi1 chromosome 2, bCotChi1.hap2, whole genome shotgun sequence DNA includes these proteins:
- the H2BK1 gene encoding histone H2B type 2-K1 produces MSAESGRTPGRASSSSDKKSKRKPKRKETYSVYIYKVLKQVHPDTGISSKAMSIMNSFVNDIFERLAVEASRLAQYNHHSTITSREVQTAVRLLLPGELAKHAVSEGTKAVTKYTSSK; encoded by the exons ATGAGTGCAGAAAGTGGGAGGACGCCTGGTCGTGCTTCCTCCTCTAGTGACAAGAAGTCCAAGAGGAAGCCTAAGAGAAAGGAAACTTATTCTGTCTATATCTACAAAGTTCTGAAGCAG GTGCACCCTGACACTGGGATCTCCTCCAAAGCCATGAGCATCATGAACTCATTTGTCAATGACATCTTTGAGCGGCTGGCAGTGGAGGCGTCGCGCCTGGCGCAGTACAACCACCACTCCACCATCACCAGCAGAGAGGTGCAGACAGCCGTGCGGCTCCTGCTGCCCGGTGAGCTGGCCAAGCACGCTGTGTCCGAAGGCACCAAGGCTGTCACCAAGTACACCAGCAGCAAGTGA
- the ABCF2 gene encoding ATP-binding cassette sub-family F member 2 — translation MPSDLAKKKAAKKKEAAKARQRPRRATEENGDAGTEPQDVRAPEANGTALPEVDALTKELEDFELKKAAARAVTGVLASHPNSTDVHIINLSLTFHGQELLSDTKLELNSGRRYGLIGLNGIGKSMLLSAIGKREVPIPEHIDIYHLTREMPPSDKTPLQCVMEVDTERSMLEREAERLAHEDAECEKLMELYERLEELDADKAEARASRILHGLGFTPAMQRKKLKDFSGGWRMRVALARALFIRPFMLLLDEPTNHLDLDACVWLEEELKTFKRILVLISHSQDFLNGICTNIIHMHNRKLKYYTGNYDQYVKTRLELEENQMKRFHWEQDQIAHMKNYIARFGHGSAKLARQAQSKEKTLQKMMASGLTERVVNDKTLSFYFPPCGKIPPPVIMVQNVSFKYTKDGPWIYNNLEFGIDLDTRVALVGPNGAGKSTLLKLLTGELLPTDGMIRKHSHVKIGRYHQHLQEQLDLDLSPLEYMMKCYPEIKEKEEMRKIIGRYGLTGKQQVSPIRNLSDGQKCRVCFAWLAWQNPHMLFLDEPTNHLDIETIDALADAINDFEGGMMLVSHDFRLIQQVAQEIWVCEKQTITKWQGDILAYKEHLKSKLVDEDPQLTKKTHNV, via the exons ATGCCGTCCGACCTGGCCAAGAAGAAGGCGGCCAAGAAGAAGGAGGCGGCGAAGGCCCGACAACGGCCCCGCCGCGCCACGGAGGAGAACGGCGATGCCGGCACGGAGCCGCAGGACGTCCGGGCGCCGGAGGCCAACGGGACGGCGCTGCCAG AAGTGGATGCTCTGACGAAGGAGCTGGAGGACTTTGAACTAAAGAAAGCTGCTGCTCGTGCCGTGACCGGAGTGCTGGCTTCCCATCCCAACAGCACCGACGTGCACATCATTAACCTCTCACTGACCTTCCACGGCCAAGAGCTGCTGAGCGACACAAAACTTGAGCTGAATTCTGGGAGGCGATATGGCCTCATTGGCCTCAATGGGATCG GGAAATCCATGCTTTTGTCAGCTATTGGGAAACGAGAAGTGCCCATTCCAGAGCACATTGACATCTATCACCTGACCCGAGAGATGCCTCCCAGTGACAAGACCCCCCTGCAGTGTGTGATGGAGGTGGATACAGAGAGGTCCATGTTAGAACGAGAAGCAGAGCGTCTGGCTCATGAAGATG CGGAGTGTGAGAAACTCATGGAGCTGTATGAACGTCTGGAGGAGCTGGACGCTGACAAGGCAGAAGCGCGGGCCTCTCGTATCCTACACGGCTTGGGGTTTACACCAGCCATGCAGAGGAAGAAGCTGAAGGACTTTAGTGGTGGCTGGAGAATGAGGGTGGCTCTTGCTAG AGCACTCTTCATTCGGCCATTCATGCTACTGCTAGATGAACCCACCAACCACCTTGACCTGGATGCCTGTGTGTGGTtggaagaagaactgaaaac GTTCAAGCGGATCCTTGTGCTGATATCCCACTCCCAGGACTTCTTGAATGGCATCTGCACCAACATAATCCACATGCATAATCGCAAACTGAAGTACTATACG GGGAATTACGATCAGTATGTAAAAACTCGCTtggaactggaagaaaatcaaatgaagCGTTTCCACTGGGAACAAGATCAGATTGCCCACATGAAG AATTATATTGCACGATTTGGTCACGGTAGTGCAAAGCTGGCCAGGCAAGCTCAGAGCAAGGAGAAGACTCTTCAAAAAATGATGGCTTCTGGCTTGACAGAGAGAGTGGTAAATGATAAG ACTTTGTCATTCTATTTCCCACCCTGTGGAAAAATCCCCCCTCCTGTCATCATGGTGCAGAATGTCAGCTTCAAATACACAAAGGATGGG CCATGGATCTATAATAACCTGGAGTTTGGGATTGACCTGGATACCCGTGTTGCTCTTGTTGGACCCAATGGAGCTGGAAAGTCAACACTGCTGAAACTGCTCACAGGAGAG TTGCTGCCCACAGATGGGATGATTCGCAAGCATTCACATGTGAAGATTGGTAGATACCACCAG CACCTGCAAGAGCAGTTGGACTTAGACCTCTCACCCCTGGAGTACATGATGAAATGCTACCCAGAAAtcaaggagaaggaggagatgaGAAAAATCATTGGCAGATATGGTCTGACAGGGAAACAGCAG GTGAGCCCCATTCGGAACCTCTCTGATGGGCAGAAGTGCCGTGTGTGCTTTGCGTGGCTGGCCTGGCAGAATCCCCACATGCTTTTCCTGGATGAGCCCACCAACCACTTGGACATAGAAACAATAGATGCTCTGGCAGATGCGATCAATGACTTTGAAGGAGGAATGATGCTTGTCAGCCACGACTTCAGACTCATCCAGCAG GTTGCTCAGGAGATCTGGGTCTGTGAGAAGCAGACAATCACCAAGTGGCAGGGTGACATCCTCGCCTATAAGGAGCATCTCAAGTCCAAGCTGGTGGATGAGGATCCACAGCTCACCAAGAAGACCCATAATGtgtga
- the CHPF2 gene encoding chondroitin sulfate glucuronyltransferase gives MRLAALLAALRPALPLVLGLSLGCSLSLLRASWGRGGAEELCLRAAGPDELRGGAQREAGRGGAGQRHEEFRPRIVPYYRDPNKPYKKVLRTRYIQTELGFHERLFVAVLTSRATLNTLAVAVNKTVAHHFSRLLYFTGLRSAKVPHGMVLVAHGDERPIWLMYETMYYIHQHFGSDYDWFYIMQDDTYAQAEQVKALVTHLSINQDVYLGRAEEFIGGDEQARYCHGGFGYLLSRSLLLKLHPHLDSCRNEILSVRPDEWLGRCIIDFLGITCVSQLQGQHYHTYELAKNADPEKEEEEEFQAAIAVHPVSDMTLMYRLHKHFSRIQLERAYQEIQELQMQIRNLTSLTPAGEASLTWPVGINSPFLPKSRFEVISWDYFTEQYLFSCLDGSPKCELSGASKADVSDIIESALEQLNSRYQPLLRFSKRQLLNGYRRFDPTRGMEYTLDLLLEAVTQKGHSHVLVKRVSLVRPLSKVEIIPMPYVTEATRVQLVLPLTVQDLDFVSNFLDMYAMNTLDTHDNALLTLLFIYHPYDAQRVSQVDVFAGVKAMVGELEKRYTEVKIPWISVKTEVPSQVKLMDIVSKKHPVDTLFFLASVWTEINMEFLNRCRMNTISNWQVFFPVHFQEFNPALVFRGEQTASSSTDFLRDGHFDRHSFAEACFYNSDYMTARTKLAADILDRDEVLEGMEVFDVFLHYSGLHLFRAVEPGLVQKYALRSCNPRLSEELYHRCVLSNLEGLASRSHLAMALFEQEQANST, from the exons ATGCGCCTGGCCGCGCTGCTGGCGGCCTTGCGGCCCGCGCTGCCGCTCGTGCTCGGCCTGTCgctgggctgcagcctcagTTTGCTGCGCGCGTCCTGGGGCCGGGGCGGCGCCGAGGAGCTCTGCCTGCGGGCGGCGGGACCGGACGAGCTGCGCGGCGGGGCGCAGCGCgaggcggggcggggcggggcggggcagCGCCACGAGGAGTTCCGGCCGCGGATCGTGCCGTACTACCGGGACCCCAACAAGCCCTACAAGAAGGTGCTCAG AACTCGCTACATCCAGACAGAACTGGGATTCCACGAGAGACTGTTTGTGGCAGTGCTGACTTCCAGGGCTACCCTGAACACGCTGGCGGTGGCTGTGAACAAGACTGTAGCTCATCACTTCTCTCGCTTGCTGTACTTCACAGGGCTGCGCAGCGCCAAAGTGCCTCATGGCATGGTGCTGGTGGCCCACGGGGATGAGCGACCCATCTGGCTGATGTATGAGACCATGTACTATATCCACCAGCACTTCGGTTCTGACTATGACTGGTTCTACATCATGCAGGATGACACCTAtgcccaggctgaacaagtcaaGGCTCTGGTGACACATCTCAGTATTAACCAAGACGTCTACCTGGGACGAGCAGAGGAGTTCATCGGGGGAGATGAGCAGGCTCGCTATTGCCACGGTGGCTTTGGCTACCTGCTGTCCCGCAGCCTGCTGCTGAAACTTCATCCACACCTGGACAGCTGCCGCAATGAGATCCTCAGTGTGCGCCCCGATGAGTGGCTGGGGCGTTGCATCATCGATTTCCTTGGCATCACTTGTGTCTCCCAGCTCCAG GGTCAGCATTACCATACATATGAGCTTGCTAAAAATGCTGAtccagagaaggaggaagaagaggagttCCAAGCAGCCATTGCCGTGCACCCTGTTTCTGACATGACCCTGATGTACCGGCTGCACAAGCACTTCAGCAGGATCCAGCTGGAGAGAGCCTACCAGGAGATCCAGGAACTGCAG ATGCAGATCAGGAATCTGACATCGCTGACTCCTGCAGGCGAGGCAAGCTTGACCTGGCCTGTGGGGATCAATTCTCCATTTCTTCCAAAGTCACGTTTTGAGGTAATCAGCTGGGACTACTTCACTGAGCAGTACCTCTTCTCTTGCCTTGATGGCTCCCCCAAGTGCGAGCTCTCTGGAGCCAGCAAAGCAGATGTCAGTGACATTATCGAGTCAGCACTTGAGCAACTTAACAGCCGCTACCAGCCCTTGCTCCGGTTCAGCAAGCGACAGTTGCTGAATGGCTACCGGCGTTTTGACCCCACCCGAGGAATGGAATACACACTGGACCTACTGCTGGAGGCAGTGACCCAGAAGGGACACAGTCATGTCCTAGTTAAACGAGTGAGCTTGGTGCGGCCCTTAAGTAAGGTAGAAATTATTCCCATGCCGTATGTAACGGAGGCCACGCGTGTGCAACTGGTGCTTCCATTGACAGTACAGGACTTGGATTTTGTATCAAACTTCCTGGATATGTACGCTATGAACACACTGGACACACACGATAATGCCTTGctgactttgcttttcatttaccATCCGTATGATGCCCAGCGAGTCAGTCAGGTAGATGTATTTGCTGGAGTCAAGGCCATGGTAGGAGAGCTGGAGAAACGCTACACAGAAGTTAAAATCCCCTGGATTAGTGTCAAAACTGAGGTGCCATCACAAGTGAAACTCATGGATATAGTCTCAAAGAAGCACCCCGTGGACACCTTGTTCTTCTTGGCCAGTGTCTGGACAGAAATCAACATGGAGTTCCTGAACCGCTGCCGCATGAATACTATCAGCAATTGGCAGGTCTTTTTCCCAGTGCACTTTCAGGAGTTCAACCCCGCTTTGGTATTCCGTGGTGAGCAGACTGCTTCCTCCAGCACCGACTTCCTGAGGGATGGACATTTTGACAGACATTCCTTTGCTGAGGCCTGCTTCTATAACTCTGACTATATGACAGCACGTACCAAGCTAGCAGCTGATATCCTAGATCGAGATGAAGTGCTGGAGGGCATGGAGGTATTTGATGTCTTCCTCCATTATTCTGGTTTGCACTTATTTCGGGCTGTGGAGCCGGGGTTAGTGCAGAAATACGCACTGAGGAGCTGCAACCCCCGGCTCAGTGAGGAGTTATACCACCGCTGTGTCCTCAGTAACTTGGAAGGGCTTGCGTCCCGCTCACATTTAGCCATGGCCCTTTTTGAGCAGGAACAGGCCAACAGTACTTGA